The sequence GGCCAACCATTATCACTGGAGTGACAAGGgaataagaaaaatgaaatataaGTAGTTTCTGCTAGTATGACTTTCAACCTAATGATTCTTGAGCAGTCTTATTCAAATCCGAAAAGTTCTCAAAACATTATACGTTCCAGACCACCTTTGTTGATTTCATCAAATTCAACAGACGATGAATAAACTTGGTAAGAGGCAACATATATTTTGCAATATAACTAGCTagatatcaaaatcaaatttcaagattGATGCACAGTAATGACTAAAGGGGCCATAATGGCACATGGAACTTTTTTCTTTATATCTGGCTAGAAAACAATAGCCAAATCAAGTGTCCAATTACTTCAAGTGTTGAAACATAGGTGTGGAATAAACTGGACATATGTGTACTTAAATTAGAGTTCTAACTTCAACATTTTATTTGCGTGAAGGTTCACACTCAGATCTTTCAACAACTCCATGATGAGAGCCATTAAACATAAAAGGCAATTCTTTAGAGAGTTGAGGCAAATCCGAGAATGataaaaatgtgatatgctgCTGCATCGAAAGAATACACTAGAAATTGAATCCAATCAATTATTTGGGTATATGTTACATAGATATATCGTCCACCTCTTTGAAGGAGTTGAACTGAGACATATTTTGTACAAATGCCATGTGTGCTTGAGCGTCCATTTAGCTCAGACTATTCTAGCCATGGGACCCACATTTAAGCCCACAATCCTTCCAGAAAGAACATTATATGGACTGAAATTACGGAAGTGATTCAAAGCATATATCTCACACTATTAGGCATTAGCGAAGGAAAAAttcaaaacatggaaaaacaGTTGTACAGGCAGAAGATGTGCTAAAAGAGTAGTGATTCAGGGACACTAATTGCATGCAACTTATTGTAGTCTAAGAATGTGAAACTGAGAAACTAGATATGTAAACTAACGAAAATGCTAAGATAGAAAGCATGCTGACCTGAAGATCGGGCAGTCTTCCCTGGTAAATAGATGTATTTATGTTCAAACCCAACCTCTCTAGTTCAGCTTCAAGCTCAGCTTCAATTTTACTCATAGATTCTGAGCTCTCGACAGCCTTCTCATTGTTAGACTCTTTACTATCATTACTTGTTGAATTATTCCTGCACTGTTCAGGGAAAAATGGTTGTGCTATGTTGTGAGAGGCATGGACACATGCATCTTGTGATTCAGATGTCTCATTAGCTAGCTCCTTCATAGTCAATGATTCTTTCATATCAAGTTCCTCCTGTAAATCTTGAACCAAGTTTTCTGTCTGCTTCAGCAATTCTTTCAGTTTGTTCACTTCTCTTGTATTTTTCACGAAAGATGAAACTATACCAACGGAGACCCCAAGATAGAATAAAAACGTTCCATTACGTGGCCCTGGACAGAGTGTGAAAGCAGTAGTTCATGAATTCAGTTAGATATTAGTAATAACCATgcaatttccaaataaaaagtGTTACACCAAACACAAACGTATCTTCTATTACCCCCCAAAAAAAggacaaagaacaaaagaagttcACGAAATACCAGCAAGGGGTGACATACAACTGCAAAATGTATACACATCGAGTGGTATAAGCACATTAACAACAGACTCCTAAGtgaaccaaaagaaaaggatatGCAACCACAGATTCATGAGAGAACTTAAACCTAGTTTGCATCCCTTGGAAAATTGTCTtgtttatttcttctttttccacTGCAAAATGAACATATGCCGAGGCTTCTTCCCATCTTTCCATATTTTCTTCCATTACCCAAAGCCATGAGAATGCCCTTTTTTCCTTGGAGACCAACCCATTTCTCTTATTTCCAAATTTAGCATCACTATTTTTTCCAGCCTAATATTGTTCACCTCCGTTAACGGCCATAAAATGGGTAATGGATAATGCTAACTATCAAGCGTTAAAATGTTTTTTTCACTAACAAGGCAATTGGAAATGTAATGTTCCCTTTAGTTGTCGACATAAACAAAATGAACAGAGAATTCTGAGCACGTTGCAACCATTAAATGCTCAAGTAACAGGCATACTAACCTCATTTTTGCATTGTCTCTTTTGCTAGGTATCTGAGTCTAGCATAGAGATATACAATACAATCTTAATCTGATGGTTGTGCATTTGCACTCtttctttaaataattatacatttgtACGTTCTGTTATCCCTTTATTGAAAATTAAGATATTTAGTCAACACGAAAAGGAAAGAATAAGTACAGTGCTCGatactttgaaatttgaattgacAAGAGACTCCCAATAAAAGAAGTCAATTAATTCAGAGAATCAAATAGCAAGAACATTTGAACATTAGGAAGTAGAAACTTTTGAACACACTACCCACATCTTTCATCACAATAGCATTCACATGCAGGGAATTTAAAAGAGAACAGGATACATTACTGTCTTGTGGCTGAAAGTGCTTCCCGCTGTGCTGTTTACTGGAACTGCTTGATCGGCTATTGTGCCTTTGTCCTCTCTTAAGCTTTAGCTTCCTGGGGTGACCTGAATACCCAACACTGGGTAATTGAGGAACGCCAGAAACGTTTCCCTCGTTGCACtgtttattatcatcaattctGATCTGTGCACTAGAAAAATCACGACGTGCTCTGCTAATAATTTTGCTTCCATTAGTTACAAGCAAAGGCCTCATAGTTGGTCTGCGTGCTGATGGAGGAGCACTAAGAGCATATTCTTCCACATTAGCACCTTCCATCTGTAGCTTAGCCAGAAGACAACTTTCTATGGAATTTAAAGGTTTAACAAAATGCCGAGGAAAATATTTAGCTCTGAGATAGCCCTTTTTCCTGAATGAACCATGTAAAGAATCCAACTCTTCCATGGGAGTGTTACCATATTTACTACCAATATCACCACTTGGCCCGTTTCCGTTCCAATTTGCTATTAGATTATAACTTACCATGAGAGCTGGAACTGAGTGCAATGTTGAAAGGACATCCCAATTAGTAGAATCCACTTCTGCTGCCGAAGCACACTCTAGTTGATGCTTATCTGAATGTCTCGGATCTAACCCCTTTCCCCTATCATCAGACACATTTTTTTCCACTCTCTTTCTCTGTATGAACCTCGAGAAGGGACAGCTTGGGGATTCAGGCTTCCCAAAGTTGGGAACGTCAGAAGCCAACTCTAGTAAGTCATTCTCACCCCTTGAAAGATTATTCCAATACTTACCCATATATTCAGTAGCAGCAGTTGCTGCCACAACCCATAAGTCCATTTATGCTTCACTTCCTTGGGGAAAGTTACTACACTATCCAAGTTCCACAGCTTATTTTCCAATCTGCCTCAATTCTCAAGACAAGAAGGCCAGGGGTAACCAGTTCCATAAATCCAAAACCACAAAAGCAAAAAAGGTTTAAACCTATAAGTTTTAAGTGCAAGAATCAATTTTAGAAAATGATTGATTCCACGGATTGAGACATCATCCTGATAACAGGATTAAATTTAGTCATTGCTCAAATTCCTAGCACTCATTTCTGAACAAAGTAAGAATGTCAAAACTGAATGCTTGATGGAACCACTCAAGACTTCTCTCGCAATAATCAATTGGACAGACAAAACGatcaatcaatttttttctaaaaaaaagacGATCCACAAGGCTAGACAAAAGGGAGTGAAACAATTCACAGAGAAAACCAACAGTACTCTTACAAACTTGAGATAATCAATCCCAGATCACCATttccagcagcagcaacaacagcaaGTCAGcaatacaaagaaaaatccTCTTTCTTCCAATAAAACAGGTATCAGAAACCCAAAAAGGCCGCTCAATTCTAAGAAATTAAGCCACGTCAAAACctacaaaaattaacaaaacccTTTCTGCAAAAGCATTCAGCAACCACCCCAATATAATCACTTTTAGCGaaagtttcaagtttcaagattcaaacttcaaaccatACCCACTTAAAAGAAGCCTTCATAATGCAaaactcatcaatggacaggACCCATTAAGCTAAAAACCACCTTATCAAACACAAAGTAATTGATGTAAAGGACGAGAAGAAAGCGACAAGTGGGCTACTGCTCTACCCATAACAAAATCTGCAAAGTTGTGAGGCCAAAAATAAATGAACTCAACTTCTGGAAAAGAAGACGATGTTGTTGTCGCTGTTGAGATTGGATTCCTTGGATGACCGTTGCCCCGTTATCCACAGTCCACACGAGGCACACCTGCAATGCAAAGCTTTGGTATAATCAGATTACACAACGAGACGCCCAACAACGTTATTTTTGTTTCCTCGTTAGGACACGCAATTCGGcaaatatcaatttttttttaagggcaaagcaatatatttaattttatttatatacattttttttgaaaaatatgtgtatatatagacacacatataaattttttttgctaataCAATTATGGTtatcatttttttgaaaaatatgtagacacaaatataaaaaatattcgaattaaatgttttttttgCTAATACAATTatggttattttttttttaaaatatgtgtatatatatatattatatagacaCACTTATAAATATTCtgattaaatttttttgctAATATTATTATGGTTATTgtgttttgaaaaatatatatatgtatatatagacacacataaATGTTCGGATTAAATGTTTCTAATAAAATTATGGTTATTGCTTTTTGAAAAATTTGCgtatatagacacacatatagattaaatttttttttcttgctaacACAATTAtggttattttttttgaaaaatatttgcaTATATATAGAATAGACACACTTATAAATATTCGGTTTTTTTTCCTAACACAAttacggttttttttttttaaaaatacgtGTATATATGtagacacacatataaatattcGGATTAAATGTTcctaatacaaataaataaccATGTTAAGAGATGacaaaaggaaaattttaaaaaacccCTCCGAGACGGTTTGGTCGCAAATGGGTCTGATTGGGACCATTAGGCCTCGGAGGACTAAGATTTTCTGGCCCATTCTCGCTCAGCCCGTTGGGACATGTATTCTAGGGAAACTTTAGTTATATCCCGATTTTTATCAAATACACCCGAACTACATAAATTTGAGACATTTTACAAATGCACACCGTAATCAGATCTATCATTGTCGACCATATTGTCGTCTATTGGGGTCATTCTTGAGTTGAAGCTTGTCGGAAATGTGAAATTCCGACTCGTAGTTATCCTAGAGTCTGTATTCGAGACCAAAATCGTCCAAAAATGCCTTGTTTGGGATCAAACTCGAGTCGTCAATTTGCGGCAGTGTCTTGACTGAAAAATGGGTGGAATGGAAGCGTCTTCCCACATGCAGTCCAAAGGTGGTGTCGGTTTCCTCCAATAGTAGTCAGATTGTTCGGGTCGGGTGACTTTTCTCACGGTGACCATAGACTTTCAAACGTAATTTTGGTGATTATGGTGGACGAAACTCATCGGGGTTAGTCGAGTTTAGTTCGTGGTGGCTTGTGCTTTAATTTGGTGATAGTGGTTACCGGATTGGTGCTCAGATGACGATGACATCCTGGTTGGCCGAGGGTGCTcgtgagaaagaagaaagagatggtgagTGGGTGTGATGTAAAAAACAAAGTCAACAAAGTCGGGGTACATTCAATAAAAAATCGGGATGTGATTAAAActccccatttaaaaaaaaagccagCCAATCAACAGGCCCACCCAGGCCCATAGTTGTTACAGAAATAATCCCACATCGTTAAGTTAGTCCTCACCTACACTGTTTATATACCTCAGCGAGCGAGGGGTTGTTCGTCCCTTCGGGGACATCCGATAAAATTGGAACGATACAGAGAAGATTAGCATGGCCCCTGCGCAAGGATGACACGCACAAATCGAGAAatggtccaaatttttttttgaaaaatttttcGGGTGATCTGAATCTGCTCATTTGGGGTTTTGAAAGGGTTCTCTTGCCATTGGAATTTCTGGGGTTTAAATCGAATCTCATATATTT is a genomic window of Tripterygium wilfordii isolate XIE 37 chromosome 16, ASM1340144v1, whole genome shotgun sequence containing:
- the LOC119980252 gene encoding uncharacterized protein LOC119980252 produces the protein MDLWVVAATAATEYMGKYWNNLSRGENDLLELASDVPNFGKPESPSCPFSRFIQRKRVEKNVSDDRGKGLDPRHSDKHQLECASAAEVDSTNWDVLSTLHSVPALMVSYNLIANWNGNGPSGDIGSKYGNTPMEELDSLHGSFRKKGYLRAKYFPRHFVKPLNSIESCLLAKLQMEGANVEEYALSAPPSARRPTMRPLLVTNGSKIISRARRDFSSAQIRIDDNKQCNEGNVSGVPQLPSVGYSGHPRKLKLKRGQRHNSRSSSSSKQHSGKHFQPQDRPRNGTFLFYLGVSVGIVSSFVKNTREVNKLKELLKQTENLVQDLQEELDMKESLTMKELANETSESQDACVHASHNIAQPFFPEQCRNNSTSNDSKESNNEKAVESSESMSKIEAELEAELERLGLNINTSIYQGRLPDLQLDPVFAADFAEGVVNVDIVNDQTVAHPESNQDKSGTSTHDFQNYVVSPRELSLRLHEVVQSRLEERVEELETALQSSRRNMQLVESEYDNSWRKSAYRELMYFSTPESPIAKEESNSMPLPLGMNLSGEALDAYNEAYEELMMTNDSEDEDSLSGVYRNRHQMDLQSFSWGKNDEVNGLHHTPSKEETSKEFSSSLVKTSAEHFSRVQDLLDAGISAEENTDSDDNEMDQQLIKLIVEKAKKDSSVVLNAQKAALFLRDEIEH